One segment of Herbaspirillum hiltneri N3 DNA contains the following:
- a CDS encoding BMP family ABC transporter substrate-binding protein, whose product MAIVGVATILAAGFSLARAQQPQRTALPSPLPIAFVYLGNPGDAGWTYAHDQGAKDAEAKFGSKVKVTRVENVPESADAERVIRDLASKGNKIIIGTSFGFQDFALKVAKNFPNTVFLQSGYKLAKNYGAFDVRMYQGAYLAGVLAGAKTKTNTLGFVASIPIPEVVRNINAYTLGARSVNPKVQTKVVWINSWYNPGKEKQAAETLIGQGADVLLQNTDSTTVLQTAQEKGVSGFGWDSDMQKFAPKAHLASVVIKWGAYYNTAVQDVMDGKWKSEHIWWGMPEKAIAMEKVNDQLLPADGIKSYEMQLAKIVGGWSPFTGPIKDQAGVVKVAAGVSLSDAELVPMNWFVEGVQGNLPK is encoded by the coding sequence CTCGCCATTGCCGATTGCCTTCGTCTATCTGGGCAATCCCGGCGATGCCGGCTGGACCTATGCGCACGATCAGGGCGCGAAGGATGCGGAAGCCAAATTCGGCAGCAAGGTGAAAGTCACGCGGGTCGAAAACGTGCCTGAGTCTGCCGATGCAGAGCGCGTGATTCGCGACCTTGCCAGCAAAGGCAACAAAATCATCATTGGCACCAGTTTTGGGTTTCAGGATTTTGCATTGAAAGTGGCCAAGAATTTCCCCAATACGGTATTTCTGCAGAGCGGCTACAAGCTTGCGAAGAACTACGGCGCCTTCGACGTCAGAATGTATCAGGGGGCGTACCTGGCCGGAGTGCTGGCCGGCGCCAAGACCAAGACCAATACACTCGGTTTTGTAGCATCGATTCCAATCCCGGAAGTCGTGCGCAACATCAACGCCTATACGTTGGGCGCTCGCTCAGTCAACCCCAAAGTGCAGACCAAGGTAGTGTGGATCAACAGTTGGTACAACCCCGGCAAGGAAAAGCAGGCTGCCGAGACCCTGATCGGTCAAGGCGCCGATGTGCTATTGCAAAACACGGACTCGACTACCGTACTGCAAACCGCCCAGGAAAAGGGAGTATCTGGTTTCGGATGGGATTCCGACATGCAGAAATTTGCTCCCAAGGCGCATCTGGCGTCGGTGGTGATCAAATGGGGGGCCTATTACAACACCGCTGTGCAAGACGTCATGGACGGCAAGTGGAAGAGCGAGCACATCTGGTGGGGCATGCCTGAAAAAGCCATCGCCATGGAAAAGGTCAATGACCAACTGCTTCCTGCGGATGGAATAAAGTCGTATGAAATGCAATTGGCCAAAATTGTTGGAGGCTGGTCACCGTTTACCGGCCCGATCAAAGATCAGGCGGGTGTCGTCAAGGTAGCTGCCGGTGTCAGCTTAAGCGATGCCGAATTGGTGCCGATGAATTGGTTCGTTGAAGGCGTTCAAGGCAACCTGCCCAAGTAA